The nucleotide sequence TCCAGGGCCGGGGCCAGCAGGTCCAGGCAGGCTTCGAGCAGGACGGGGACGTGCCGGTCGCCGGCGGGGCGCTCGAGATCGTCCATGGCTCGTCCTCCTGGTGCTCGGCGATGCGCGCGGGGCGCGCCTCGTCCTGGTGCTCGTGCTGGCATCCCGACGACCGCCCACCCTATCGGGCGCAGCGGCAGGCCCCGTCGCGGCGGGGCCGGGGACGGCCATGACCCGCGCCACCACGGTGCGCCCGATCGGCGCACCGTGCGATCGGGCCCGCAACGACGACGAGCACCGCATCTGGCGCTCCAGGGCGAGAACCCCAACCGCTGACCATCCCTCGAATCCGGCCTGGCTCAGGGGAAGGTGAGTCAGGACGGTGATGGCAGTGCGGGTGGAGATCCCATCCGGGAGATCCCGATGCAGTGCTCGTGGCGCCGCGTCTGCGGTCCGCCTCTCGGCGGTCCAGGTCGTCTCAGAAGAGTCCGGGGATGACCTCCTCCTCGGTGTTCGAGAAGGCCGCCTCCTGCTCCTCCAGGTACTGCTGCCATGCCGCGGCGTCCCAGATCTCGGCCCGGGAGCCCGCACCGACGACGGCGAGCTCTCGATCCAGACCCGCGTACTGACGCAGCGGCACAGGGACGGTCACCCGACCCTGCTTGTCCGGCACCTCGTCCGAGGCACCCGAGAGGAACACGCGGATGTAGTCGCGAGCCTGCTTGGAGGACAGCGGGGCCGCCCTCATCTGCTCGTGCACCCTCTCGAACTCAGCTGCGCTGAAGACGTAGAGGCACCGCTCCTGGCCTCTGGTGAGGACCAGTCCGTCCGCCAGCTCCTCGCGGAACTTGGCCGGAAGGATCAGCCGCCCCTTCTCGTCCAAGCGGGGGGAGTGCGTTCCGAGGAACATGCCCACCGCCGTTCGGACCCGGAGACTTCTGAGACTTCTGATTCGCTCTCGTGACCCCCACTTTACTCCACCTTCCTCCACCGTCAATCACGGTCGGTGGTTCCAGGCGCGTTTCGAGGCGATTCCGAGGAGGTCCTGCCCACAGGATCAGCCGCGTTCGCCCTTGTCATTGCGGGGTGGAGGCGACCTGGGAGGCGAAGTGGGGCGATGGGGAGGGAATTTCTCCGACCGCTGCCGGAGCCTTCGCCCTTCGCGTGGTCACGCGACAGGCCCACGGACCGCCGCCGCGCTGATCGGGTACGGAGATCCCCATGATCACGGGGATCCGCCGGCTTCTCAGCGCCGCCTCGAGGTAGCCGGCGTTGACCGTGGAGGGAAGTGGTGCGTCCTCGGGGAGAGGAGTTGGGAGCAAAGTGGAGGCCGTCCGCAGTCCTCGCTCATGCTCGCGAGGAGTCGCCGGTGCGAACCATCGACGCGCGAAGACCGGCGCACGAGACTCCTCGCGGGCGGGGGCGGAGCAAGGCGGCACCCGGGCATGACGAAGGCCCCCGTCCTGACGGAGCGGGGGCCTCGTTGATGTCGGTGCGGTGGGATCAGCTGCCGTTGCGGCGCTCGTCCCAGCGGTTCTCGAGATTGCGCATGAAGCTGGACTCCGGCTTCTTGGCAGCGGCCGGCTTGGCCTTGGCACCGCCGCGGGAAGAGCTCGATTCCCCCGCCTCCTTGGCGCCCGAGGAGCGGGTGGAGGCCCAGTAGACGCCGAACGACATGATCAGGAAGCCGAGGACGCCCACCAGGATCGAGTCCAGGGCCACACCTCCGACCACGATGCCCAGGCCGACCACGCCGATCACGGCTCCGAGCACGAGCGCGCGCGTGGAGAACGTGGGCTTCACGGGTCGTGAGTCCATCTGGCTCACGAACCTCGGATCCTCCGCATTGAGCTGCTGCTCCAGCTGAGCCAGCAGCTGCTGCTCGCGCTCCGAAAGGGCCACGACGTCCCTCCTGGGGGGTCTGCTTCAAAGTTCAGGGACACGTGCCGCGTCCCTGCGGTTGCTCCAGTCTACCCGCAAGGCCCCTTGCGGAGCACCCGGTCGTCACATGACGATCCGCCGCTCATCTGCGCGGCTGCGACCGGGCCCGCCCAGCGCCTCCCGGCGCAGGATCATCGCGGTGGCCGGCGCGCAGCTCGCTGCGCCCCACCGTGCCGCGCGGAGGCCTCAGCATGGAGGCCTGCCCCAGGACGGCGCCGCCGAATCGCTCGCGCGCCCGGTCCATGGCCGACTCGGCGGCGGCCCACTCCTCCTCGCGGCCGTCGATGCTCAGCTGCATGGCGGAATCGGCGTCCTCGAGGGACTCGGCGCGCACTCCGATCAGACGCACGGCGCTGGGCAGCGGCAGCTCCGCCGTCAGCAGCTCCTCGGCATGCGTGTAGAGGTCGTGCCCGGAGGTGAAGGGATGGCTCACCGTCCGCGAGCGAGAGATGGTGGTGAAGTCCTCCCACCGCAGCTTCAGTCCCACCCGCCGGGCCCGTAGCCTGTGGCGGCGCAGTCGCGCGGCGGTGCGATGGGACAGCCCGAGCAGCTCGCGGCGCAGGGCGTCGATGTCGCTGACGTCGGTCTGGAAGGTCTGCTCCGCCCCCAGGCTCTTCTCCTCGCGCTCCGGAGTCACCGGGCGGGGATCCACGCCGTGGGCCAGCGCATGCAGGTGCGCACCCGCAGCCGGGCCGACGACGCGGGCCAGCTGCTGCGGCGTGCGCTGTGCGATCTCCCCCACGGTGCGGATCCCCGAGCGCTGCAGCGCCTCCTCCGTGCGCCTGCCGACGCCCCACAGCGCCCCGACGGGCAGCTCCGCCATGAACGCCACGGTGTCCTCGGCGCGCACGAGCAGCAGTCCGTCCGGCTTGGAGCGGGTGGAGGCGATCTTGGCGACGGTCTTGGTGGCGCCGATGCCCACCGAGGCGGTCAGCCCCGTCTCCCGATGGATGCGGGCGCGCAGCTGCCGAGCGATGTGCACCGGCGAGCCCAGCCTGCGGATGGCTCCGGAGACGTCCAGGAAGGCCTCGTCCACGCTGATCTGCTCCACCAGGTGCGTGAGGTCGTGGAACATGGCCATCACCTGCTCGGAGTAGCCCGGGTAGTCCGCATACGACGGATCCAGCAGGATCCCCTGCGGGCACATGGCTCGGGCGCGGGAGACCGGCATGCCGGAGCGCACCCCGAAGGCGCGCGCCTCGTAGGAGGCGGACAGGACCACCGAGCGCCCGGAGTCCCGGGCCACGATCACCGGCTTGCCCACCAGATCCGGGCGCTCCAGCAGCCCGACGGCCACGAAGAACATGTCGAGATCGACGTGCATGATGGCCGCGCTTCGCCACTGCTCGAGCTGCTCGCCGCTCATGCTCATCCCCTCTCCTGAAGAAGCCGCTGCGAATGATCGCGGACCGGGTGCTGGTCCGCCGTCCGGAAGGCCGCGGGCTACCCTGACCGGAGGCGCTGTCCCACCGGCCGCGCCGCGAGAACCGCCACCGTCAGGAGCCCCTTGACCGACCCCAGCTTCGCACCCGACTCCGACAGCTCGAGCCCCGAGCTCTCACGCGTGGCGGCCGCCGAGTCCGAGGCCTTCCGCTACGACGTCGACGCCGTCCTGCAGTCCTGGTTCCAGGACCAGCGCACCGTGGCCGACGGCATCTCCGAGGCAGCCGGCCCCATGGTCGAAGCCATCGCCGGGCTGTCCACGGGCGGCAAGCGCACCCGCGCCCAGCTGCTCTACTGGAGCTGGCGGGCAGCCGGCGGAGACGCGGACTCCCGCATCCCGCGCCTGGCAGGAGCCGGGATCGAGCTCTTCCAGACGGCCGCTCTGATCCACGACGACATCATCGACCGCTCGGCGACCCGTCGCGGCATGCGCTCGATCCACGTCCTGTTCGCCGATCGCCACCGCGACAGCGGCTGGAGCCAGGACAGCGCGCACTTCGGCACCTCTGCCGCCGTCCTCGCAGGCGATCTGGCGCTGACCTGGTCGGAGCAGATCTTCGGCGAGGCCGTCGCGCTGGCCGGGCACCCCGCCGGCGCTGCCGCGGACTTCACGCGCATGCGCACCGAGGTGATGCTCGGGCAGTACCTGGACATCCACGCGGAGGTCGCCGCGCAGACCCTCCCGCCGGACAAGGCCATCGAGCGCGCCTTCGAGGTGCTGCGCTACAAGTCGGCCAAGTACTCGGCGGAGCACCCGGCGGCCCTGGGGGCCCTGCTGGCGGCGGCGCCGTCGTCGTTCGTGGAGGCGTGCCGCGGATTCGCCCTGCCGCTGGGCGAGGCCTTCCAGATCCGGGACGACGTCCTGGGCGTGTTCGGCGATCCGGTCACCACGGGCAAGCCGGCCGGCGACGATCTGCGCGAGGGCAAGCGCACCGTGCTGATCGGGCAGCATCTGCGCGACGCCGAGCCGCGGGACGCGCAGCTCGTGGCCCGGGCCCTGGGCAATCAGTCGCTCGACGACGCTCAGATCGAGGGCCTGAGGGAAGCCCTGCGCCGCAGCGGCGCCCTCCAGCGCACCGAGCAGATCGTGGACGAGCTGTCGCAGCGCACCGAGCAGGCTCTGGCGCAGATGCGGATCGAGGACCTGCCGCGGGCCGGTCTGCAGCAGATGGCCGACGCCCTGGTCCGCCGCTCCCGCTGACCGGGAGGCCGCCCGGGGCCGAAGCCGCCGCTTCCGGACGCAGCTGAGCCTGGCAGACGAGCGCCCGCCCCCGATCGGGGACGGGCGCTCGTGCGCGTCACGGCGCCGCCGTCACCAGTCCAGGGTCTGCGCCCGACGACGGATCTCGGCCTTGCGCCCGGCGCGCAGGAAGTCGATGGGCCGACCCGGCAGGGACTCGTCCTCGGTGAACAGCCAGGTCACGGCCTCCAGGTCGGTGTAGAGGTTGTCCCGCAGCACGGTCATGGTCCCGCGCAGCGCATCGATCGGCTGGCCGTCCATGAGGAACTCCGCCGGGATGCGGCGGACGCCGTCGCGGGGGTCGCGGAAGGCCACGAGCGTGCCGTCCTCGGCCATGGAGTGCACGCGGGTCACGATCATCCCGGTGGATTCGGCCACGTCCGGGAACGTGGTCCACTCGCCGACCAGGGCGTCGAGGGCCTCGAACTGCTCGAGGGTGGGCTGCGCGGGATTCATCTCAGACTTCTTCACGGATCCAGGGTGCCACGAACCGCCGTGATGCGCCGCCACCGATGCCCCGGTGCAGGCACCGGGTACCCTGCAGGCAGCAGCGCTTCAGCACTTCCCCCTGATCAGCGCATCTCCCAGCCCGAGGTCTTCGCCAGCATGCAGCACACCCCTCAGGATCCCCGCCCCCAGGACTCGGATCCGGCCCCCAGCGGCTCGCGCGCCCGCCGCTCCGCCGCGGCACTGGCCGCGCTGGCCGTGTTCGGCGCCTCCGGGACGCCCGCGGCCCACGCGGTGGGCCAGCCGGGGGGCGCGGCCCCGGATGAGCGCCCCGAGGCCGTCGACGGCCCCGCGCGCACCGTCCAGCCCGGCGACAGCATCTGGTCGGTGGCCACGGCCAACGGCCTGTCGGTCGAGGACCTCATGGAGTGGAACGGGCTGTCCGGCGATGCCTCGCTGGCCCCGGGCGACACCCTGCGCCTGTCTGCTCCGGCGAAGGAGGCCTCCTCCGCCAAGGCCGATGACTCCCCCAAGTCCGGTGACGAAGCCACCCGCGTCCAGGACCCCGCCGCCCCGGCAGCCGCCGCAGAGGCCGCGCCGAGCAGCACCGAGCACCGCGTAGCAGCGGGTGAGAGCCTGTGGGCGATCTCGCAGCGCCACGACATCATGGTCCAGGCCCTGATCGAGGCCAACGACCTGGACGTCGCCGCCCCGCTGCGCGAGGGCGAGACGCTGCAGATCCCCGCAGCCGAGGCGGCACCTGCCGTGCAGGACGACGCGGCCCCGGTCGCAGCCCCCGCCGAAGCCGCCGAGGCCCCGCGGATCCGCGACGACTTCCCCGGCTACGACTACGACGAGGAGACCCTGGCCTCCGCGCAGAGCCATCTCGATCAGCTCTACGAGCGCCCGTCGCCCTCGGCCGAGGAGATGCAGCGTCTGGTGCGCACCACCGCTCAGGAGATGGGCGTGGATCCGGCCCTGGCCCTGGCCCATGCCGAGCAGGAGTCGGGCTTCGTGCACCGCAGCGTCTCACCGGCCGATGCCGTGGGCACCATGCAGGTGCTGCCGTCGTCAGGCGAGTGGGCCTCCGCCCTGGTGGGGCGCGATCTCGACCTGCTGGACCCCCAGGACAATGTCGCGGCGGGCGTGGCCATCATCCGCGCGAACCAGCGCTCGGCGGAGGATCTCGACCGCGGGATCGCGTCGTACTACCAGGGCGCCTACGGCGTCGAGGAGTACGGGATGTACGACGACACGAAGACCTACGTCCACCAGGTGAAGGCCCGGATCTCGGCCTGGACGCACCTGCGCTGAGCCCGCCCGGACACAGGTCCCGAGGGCGTCACGATCGCAACCACGCCCGTCGTCATCCAGCCGCAGTCCAGTCCGCTCCCCTACTGTGGGGCTCGTGCACAAGCCCGTGGATGATCATCTGACCGGCTCGGTCCTGGA is from Kocuria palustris and encodes:
- the mraZ gene encoding division/cell wall cluster transcriptional repressor MraZ, coding for MFLGTHSPRLDEKGRLILPAKFREELADGLVLTRGQERCLYVFSAAEFERVHEQMRAAPLSSKQARDYIRVFLSGASDEVPDKQGRVTVPVPLRQYAGLDRELAVVGAGSRAEIWDAAAWQQYLEEQEAAFSNTEEEVIPGLF
- a CDS encoding DUF3040 domain-containing protein, whose protein sequence is MALSEREQQLLAQLEQQLNAEDPRFVSQMDSRPVKPTFSTRALVLGAVIGVVGLGIVVGGVALDSILVGVLGFLIMSFGVYWASTRSSGAKEAGESSSSRGGAKAKPAAAKKPESSFMRNLENRWDERRNGS
- the dinB gene encoding DNA polymerase IV, whose amino-acid sequence is MSMSGEQLEQWRSAAIMHVDLDMFFVAVGLLERPDLVGKPVIVARDSGRSVVLSASYEARAFGVRSGMPVSRARAMCPQGILLDPSYADYPGYSEQVMAMFHDLTHLVEQISVDEAFLDVSGAIRRLGSPVHIARQLRARIHRETGLTASVGIGATKTVAKIASTRSKPDGLLLVRAEDTVAFMAELPVGALWGVGRRTEEALQRSGIRTVGEIAQRTPQQLARVVGPAAGAHLHALAHGVDPRPVTPEREEKSLGAEQTFQTDVSDIDALRRELLGLSHRTAARLRRHRLRARRVGLKLRWEDFTTISRSRTVSHPFTSGHDLYTHAEELLTAELPLPSAVRLIGVRAESLEDADSAMQLSIDGREEEWAAAESAMDRARERFGGAVLGQASMLRPPRGTVGRSELRAGHRDDPAPGGAGRARSQPRR
- a CDS encoding polyprenyl synthetase family protein gives rise to the protein MTDPSFAPDSDSSSPELSRVAAAESEAFRYDVDAVLQSWFQDQRTVADGISEAAGPMVEAIAGLSTGGKRTRAQLLYWSWRAAGGDADSRIPRLAGAGIELFQTAALIHDDIIDRSATRRGMRSIHVLFADRHRDSGWSQDSAHFGTSAAVLAGDLALTWSEQIFGEAVALAGHPAGAAADFTRMRTEVMLGQYLDIHAEVAAQTLPPDKAIERAFEVLRYKSAKYSAEHPAALGALLAAAPSSFVEACRGFALPLGEAFQIRDDVLGVFGDPVTTGKPAGDDLREGKRTVLIGQHLRDAEPRDAQLVARALGNQSLDDAQIEGLREALRRSGALQRTEQIVDELSQRTEQALAQMRIEDLPRAGLQQMADALVRRSR
- a CDS encoding Rv2175c family DNA-binding protein yields the protein MNPAQPTLEQFEALDALVGEWTTFPDVAESTGMIVTRVHSMAEDGTLVAFRDPRDGVRRIPAEFLMDGQPIDALRGTMTVLRDNLYTDLEAVTWLFTEDESLPGRPIDFLRAGRKAEIRRRAQTLDW
- a CDS encoding lytic transglycosylase, with product MQHTPQDPRPQDSDPAPSGSRARRSAAALAALAVFGASGTPAAHAVGQPGGAAPDERPEAVDGPARTVQPGDSIWSVATANGLSVEDLMEWNGLSGDASLAPGDTLRLSAPAKEASSAKADDSPKSGDEATRVQDPAAPAAAAEAAPSSTEHRVAAGESLWAISQRHDIMVQALIEANDLDVAAPLREGETLQIPAAEAAPAVQDDAAPVAAPAEAAEAPRIRDDFPGYDYDEETLASAQSHLDQLYERPSPSAEEMQRLVRTTAQEMGVDPALALAHAEQESGFVHRSVSPADAVGTMQVLPSSGEWASALVGRDLDLLDPQDNVAAGVAIIRANQRSAEDLDRGIASYYQGAYGVEEYGMYDDTKTYVHQVKARISAWTHLR